From the Roseofilum capinflatum BLCC-M114 genome, the window TCATTTTTAGCTGTGTCACGGCACTACTGCTAGGGTGAATATGGGGGCAATGAATCGATATTCCCTAAAGCAAAATTCAGCATTTCTTCCCCCTGAGATATCAGTTGTTCCACATCAATTTCTGGAATATCGAGTTCGGTGTTGTAATCAGCTCTTAATCGGATTATTTCCGCATTAATGAGACGGCTATCTACTAGCTCATACGGAAAGTGATGTAGTATATCAACCGGAATGCGATTAGTGCGAGCAAATATCCTACTGAAAGCGGCGATAACTGCTGAATGTTTAGAGTAGGACAACCCCTCGCCTTCTAAAAATGCTGTGGCAATATAAAACATAGCGTAGTAAGTGCGCGATGCCGCAAAATCCGGAAAACCTGTACGGTTTAACTCTCTGGCAGCTTGTAGACTGCGATTCGCTTTTTCCAGCAATTTTTGCTGTTCTGGTGTCATAGGGGTATACCTTCTCGGCGGATGTTACGAAAGAAGCTATTGTTATACTCTTGGAATTGGCGACTACTGGCTAAAGCACAGCTTATCAACGTATTATATTCTAAGCATAAATCGGCAATTGTTTGGCTAATTCTGTTGCTCTCTTCAGAATATTGAAAGTCTTGTTTCAGAATGATTAAAATATCGATATCTGAGTCAGGTTCTGCATCCCCTCTTGCTTGAGAACCATAGAGAATAATTTGGTCAATTTGCTGGCCGTATAGGTTTTTCAGTTTTTGACAGGTTTGGTTTAAGATAGTGTTAAGAGTTTCTTTGGTCATCTTTGATTTCAACCGGGGATCTTTCCAAGTGTTTATCATTACCGTGCAAACCACTATAGTGTTTAATCACAGGTTCTAGAATTAACTGGAAGTGTTTAGAGTCTAGAGCTTTTTGAATAAAGCCCCGTTTTCTTAAAGAGTAAATGGTGGCTAAAAGATTGAAGTCTGAGGGAAACTGTTCTGAAGGGATGTTGGACAGATCGGTGAGATTCTCTTGATGAGCTAACCAAGATAATAGGAATTTTTCAGAAGCAGATAAACGCTGATAATGGCTTCTGATGATGAGTTCTATATCGCCTAAAAATAGGTTAGGATAGGATAAGAATTGGGCGACACTACCATTAAATAGGTCTTGGATCGTTGCAGCAATAATGTTAAGCCATGAGGGGTTTTGACTGTAGCGGTTGATGAGTTCTAACCATCGATCGCCATCACTTAATCCTTTGTTTTGCAGGAGTTCTTCGGCTAATTGCACTGAACCGGATAACAGGAGGCTATGACAAGGACGATTTTCGGCTTCCAGGGTGGCTATTTCTGGGGGTTGTTCCCAACTGAGGAGCAGTACGCAACTGTTGTGGGGCGATCGCCCAATATCTTGCAGCAGTTTACCATAACTCTGGTATTCGGGTAGGTAACGCCCAACG encodes:
- a CDS encoding HEPN domain-containing protein, which gives rise to MTPEQQKLLEKANRSLQAARELNRTGFPDFAASRTYYAMFYIATAFLEGEGLSYSKHSAVIAAFSRIFARTNRIPVDILHHFPYELVDSRLINAEIIRLRADYNTELDIPEIDVEQLISQGEEMLNFALGNIDSLPPYSP
- a CDS encoding NB-ARC domain-containing protein is translated as MHMGNGNINIFHGNSSDEKVKEQTSINQSENFQAEKIHDRTHIPKYDRLYPHRTEELNTLKHWILNENSAIITVYGLSGMGKTALATQLVDDIAAHFDRLIWYSHRTFPNLNALTTGLIQFLSQGETSEHRALLDYLRSHRCFIILDDFHETLTPGELVGRYLPEYQSYGKLLQDIGRSPHNSCVLLLSWEQPPEIATLEAENRPCHSLLLSGSVQLAEELLQNKGLSDGDRWLELINRYSQNPSWLNIIAATIQDLFNGSVAQFLSYPNLFLGDIELIIRSHYQRLSASEKFLLSWLAHQENLTDLSNIPSEQFPSDFNLLATIYSLRKRGFIQKALDSKHFQLILEPVIKHYSGLHGNDKHLERSPVEIKDDQRNS
- a CDS encoding nucleotidyltransferase domain-containing protein; the encoded protein is MTKETLNTILNQTCQKLKNLYGQQIDQIILYGSQARGDAEPDSDIDILIILKQDFQYSEESNRISQTIADLCLEYNTLISCALASSRQFQEYNNSFFRNIRREGIPL